One Pristiophorus japonicus isolate sPriJap1 chromosome 19, sPriJap1.hap1, whole genome shotgun sequence genomic window carries:
- the LOC139229673 gene encoding FK506-binding protein-like, with protein sequence MAASQSCETLEATNHSDGPEEMNNLNAAAKTCINPHPFTWACPDGSFVKTILQRGSGLEKPKEGSKCRICVEMEPASNFDAETHFRSGINQSVEVILGESDTPFSEIIDKCVETMLLGERCEVHLAPGLMETSSDCGEGLRFAVTLEELSGHKDSWEMGFEEKWEAALHHKAKGTQHFKNGNLFGASRRYAKSLRLLVTVKYDVPLEKGEEYDKLRSMLYSNLAACQMKQNQYRNAIQNCSKALEMDPDSVKCLYRRGQAYASINEFDKAKGDLKRVLTLEPGNTAALQQLRILNGQIKAQNEKLGRAMSKLFS encoded by the coding sequence ATGGCCGCAAGTCAATCGTGTGAGACCTTGGAGGCCACCAATCACAGTGATGGGCCTGAAGAAATGAACAATTTAAATGCTGCAGCGAAAACATGCATTAATCCCCACCCTTTCACCTGGGCATGCCCAGATGGGTCCTTCGTGAAGACCATTTTACAGAGGGGTAGTGGCCTAGAAAAACCCAAAGAAGGATCAAAGTGTCGTATCTGTGTAGAAATGGAGCCTGCCAGCAATTTTGACGCAGAGACGCATTTCCGCAGTGGGATCAATCAATCGGTTGAGGTGATTCTTGGGGAAAGCGATACACCGTTTTCAGAAATAATCGACAAATGCGTCGAAACGATGCTGCTGGGGGAGCGGTGTGAGGTACACCTGGCTCCAGGGTTGATGGAGACATCGAGCGACTGCGGGGAAGGATTGAGGTTCGCTGTGACACTCGAAGAGTTGAGCGGCCACAAGGACTCCTGGGAAATGGGATTTGAAGAGAAGTGGGAGGCAGCCTTACACCACAAGGCCAAGGGCACCCAGCATTTTAAAAACGGGAACCTCTTCGGAGCCTCGCGGCGCTATGCCAAATCACTGAGGCTGCTGGTGACGGTGAAATATGATGTGCCTCTCGAGAAAGGAGAGGAGTACGACAAGCTGAGAAGTATGTTGTACTCGAACCTGGCTGCCTGTCAGATGAAGCAAAACCAGTACCGAAATGCCATCCAGAACTGCTCCAAGGCCCTGGAGATGGACCCCGACTCTGTGAAGTGCCTGTACCGCAGGGGTCAGGCCTACGCCTCCATTAACGAGTTCGACAAAGCCAAAGGCGATTTGAAGAGAGTGCTGACATTGGAGCCAGGAAACACAGCTGCTCTGCAGCAACTGAGAATTCTCAACGGCCAGATCAAAGCACAAAATGAAAAACTGGGCAGAGCGATGAGCAAGCTGTTCAGCTGA